A portion of the Phyllopteryx taeniolatus isolate TA_2022b chromosome 15, UOR_Ptae_1.2, whole genome shotgun sequence genome contains these proteins:
- the LOC133490067 gene encoding phospholipid-transporting ATPase ID-like isoform X3 yields the protein MGSVVSYFDQLCGQQKKKEEERCLRANDRPFNLSYHYANNAIKTSKYNIFTFLPLNLFEQFRRLANSYFLFLFILQLIPQIASLSWFTTAVPLVLVLSITAVKDATDDINRHKSDKQVNNRKVSVLIDGELQNEKWMNVQVGDVIKLENNQFVTADLLLLSSSEPLNLVYVETAELDGETNLKVKQALTVTGEMGDSIEALASFNGKVRCEPPNNRLEKFNGTLTVDGHTYSLDNDKVLLRGCTLRNTEWCFGLVIFGGPDTKLMQNSGKTTFKRTSVDHLMNVLVLCIFGFLASMCAVLTIGNAVWEMKKGSGFTVFLPREPGVDAPLSSFLAFWSYVIVLNTVVPISLYVSVEIIRLGNSFYIDWDRKMYYPKKDTPAQARTTTLNEELGQIKYIFSDKTGTLTQNIMAFNKCSINGKNYGELLDYSGQRMEITEKTPRVDFSWNQLADPKFIFHDHSLAETVREGNLEAQAFFRLLALCHTVMPEEKKEGELYYQAQSPDEGALVTAARNFGFVFRSRTPETITVVEMGEQVIYELLAVLDFNNVRKRMSVIVRNPEGKLTLYCKGADTIIYERLHSSCNKLMGVTTGHLNEYAGEGLRTLVLAYRHLDEHYIKEWMQRHHEASTAIDGREEKLDGLYEEIEKDLLLLGATAVEDKLQDGVPQTIEQLVRAGINIWVLTGDKQETAENIGYSCNMLREEMKDVFIVSANTEEGVKEELV from the exons ATGGGATCAGTGGTGTCCTACTTTGATCAGCTGTGTGGGCAGCAGAAAAAGAAAG AGGAGGAGAGATGCTTACGAGCCAATGACAGACCTTTCAACCTGTCCTACCACTATGCT AATAATGCCATTAAGACCTCCAAATACAACATCTTCACCTTCCTGCCACTCAACCTTTTCGAGCAGTTTAGGAGGCTCGCCAACAGctacttcctcttcctctttataCTTCAA CTCATCCCACAAATTGCCTCACTCTCCTGGTTCACCACAGCCGTCCCTCTCGTTTTGGTGCTCTCTATAACAGCGGTCAAAGATGCCACCGATGACATT AACAGGCACAAAAGTGACAAACAAGTGAACAACCGCAAAGTCAGCGTCCTCATCGATGGAGA acttcaaaatgaaaaatggatgaatgttcaGGTTGGAGATGTCATTAAACTGGAGAATAACCAGTTTGTTACA GCAGACCTTCTTTTGCTCTCGAGCAGTGAGCCTTTAAATCTGGTGTATGTGGAAACAGCAGAACTAGATGG TGAAACCAATCTGAAGGTGAAACAGGCACTGACTGTCACTGGAGAGATGGGGGACAGCATTGAAGCACTGGCCAGCTTCAATG GCAAAGTCAGATGCGAACCCCCAAACAACCGCCTGGAAAAATTTAATGGGACACTCACAGTAGATGGTCATACGTACTCTTTGGATAATGACAAAGTTCTTCTTCGTGGATGcactttgagaaacactgaGTGGTGCTTTGGACTGGTTATCTTTGGAG GTCCGGACACAAAGTTGATGCAGAACAGCGGAAAGACGACGTTCAAACGCACAAGCGTTGATCACCTCATGAATGTCTTGGTGCTTTGT ATCTTTGGCTTCCTGGCGTCCATGTGCGCCGTTCTTACCATTGGCAATGCAGTCTGGGAGATGAAGAAAGGCTCGGGGTTCACTGTGTTCCTCCCTCGGGAACCCGGTGTCGATGCTCCTCTCTCATCATTCCTTGCCTTCTGGTCTTACGTCATCGTCCTCAACACAGTGGTGCCTATATCTCTCTACGTCAG TGTGGAGATCATCCGTCTTGGAAATAGTTTCTACATTGACTGGGATAGGAAAATGTATTACCCGAAGAAGGACACTCCTGCTCAGGCGAGGACCACCACTCTGAATGAGGAGCTGGGTCagatcaaatatattttcagtgACAAGACAGGCACCCTGACGCAAAACATCATGGCGTTCAATAAGTGTTCGATCAATGGCAAAAATTATG gcGAACTGTTAGACTATTCAGGACAAAGGATGGAAATAACAGAG AAGACACCAAGGGTCGACTTCTCGTGGAACCAGCTGGCCGATCCGAAGTTCATTTTCCATGACCACAGTTTGGCGGAAACTGTCAGGGAGGGCAACTTGGAGGCTCAGGCCTTCTTCCGTTTGTTGGCCCTGTGCCACACTGTGATGCCTGAGGAAAAGAAAGAGG GGGAGCTTTACTACCAGGCTCAGTCCCCTGATGAAGGTGCTCTGGTGACTGCTGCTAGAAACTTCGGATTTGTGTTCCGTTCACGCACACCAGAGACCATCACAGTCGTGGAGATGGGCGAACAAGTCATCTATGAACTTTTGGCTGTTTTAGACTTCAATAATGTGCGCAAAAGGATGTCTGTCATAG TTCGTAACCCTGAGGGGAAGTTGACTCTATACTGCAAAGGAGCAGACACCATCATCTATGAGAGGCTTCATTCCTCCTGTAACAAACTAATGGGGGTCACCACCGGACATCTCAAC GAGTATGCAGGCGAGGGTCTCCGCACATTGGTTCTAGCTTACAGGCATTTGGATGAGCACTATATTAAGGAGTGGATGCAGCGTCACCATGAGGCCAGCACCGCCATTGATGGAAGAGAGGAGAAACTTGATGGATTGTATGAAGAGATTGAAAAAGACTTGTTG CTTCTGGGAGCAACGGCTGTTGAAGACAAGTTGCAGGATGGTGTCCCACAGACAATAGAACAGCTGGTTAGAGCTGGCATAAATATCTGGGTGTTGACCGGAGATAAACAGG AGACGGCTGAGAATATCGGCTATTCCTGCAACATGTTGCGAGAGGAGATGAAGGACGTGTTCATCGTGTCAGCAAATACAGAGGAAGGAGTGAAAGAGGAGCTAGTGTAA